A single Sphingomonas sp. IW22 DNA region contains:
- a CDS encoding nuclear transport factor 2 family protein, whose protein sequence is MTVSSVDPATKLEVHELLSRYCWAIDHRDATEWEQVFTIDARYRTGTSGELDGREAIMEVPAMLHAKGGGNWRHHFTNIIVDRAETGRELRVRAFLTVRDCQDGAPVASADCVIVARRTDHWRIADFEATSVCKGHGLPQARTEPQTALH, encoded by the coding sequence ATGACCGTTTCGAGCGTCGACCCCGCCACCAAGCTGGAGGTCCACGAACTGCTCAGCCGTTATTGCTGGGCCATCGACCACCGCGACGCAACCGAGTGGGAACAGGTTTTCACCATCGACGCGCGCTATCGCACCGGGACCAGTGGCGAACTGGACGGGCGGGAAGCAATCATGGAAGTGCCCGCCATGCTGCACGCCAAGGGCGGCGGAAACTGGCGGCACCATTTCACCAACATCATTGTCGATCGCGCCGAAACCGGCCGCGAATTGCGCGTGCGTGCGTTCCTGACGGTTCGCGACTGTCAAGATGGCGCGCCGGTCGCATCGGCTGATTGCGTCATCGTCGCGCGCCGCACCGATCACTGGCGCATTGCCGATTTCGAAGCGACATCGGTTTGCAAGGGCCACGGCCTGCCACAGGCCCGCACGGAGCCACAGACCGCGCTTCACTGA